The DNA window TCAACAAAGAATGGAGTGGCATTATGCTTATGCCTGAGCCTGTCAGCTACGCCTCGAACcaggtgttgcagaatttcaaCAATGAGATCCATAAACAGAACACTGCCTATCATGCCTCAAAGCAGGCTCGCCGCCGTCACATTGCATGACTCTTACCTTGCGGCACATGTCTCGATACTGGATCATATCGTCTCGGTAGACGACAACGCAACATTTCGATCTTACTTCGCGGTAGATGTGCTCCCATACAAGTCGGGTGATGTAAATTACCCCACGAAAGATGCCATCATGGTGGATGCAGATACCACTAACAAAGCTCTAGCTTCTGCCGTAGTGTCGGGATCCAGCTTCTTCTGACCCCTGTCGTGCTGTCAACATGTCGCAAATGGCACCACAGACTCGTGCTTCATAGCGTGACCACTTACCAATATTACCCTACTCAACATCCAGAACTCCAGGTGACGCAGTCTGAATATGTCACACTATCAACCTCTAGTGGCCTATGACGATATCGTCTGGCTCACTGCAACACTAGAAACATCTGTACCTACAGGGCATTTCATCCCTGCAGGTCATAAATTCCTATCCAACGACAAACACAGAATAGTTACGAATCATCTACAAGATGGGTCAGCGCTACCAGCTGTCAGAAAAAGAATGTCCATTGTAATGCCTATCAACAGAGAGGGTCTTTTGTCCCGCTCCTTGTGGGACAGCGCCAAGTGGATTGCGATAAAGAGTCCCAGTCTTACACCTCTGCATATCGTAATGCGATCCATTCTATCCTCCGATTGCCACAGGCTGGCTTGCTGATGGTTGTTAGAACAAGTATTTATACTCATGATTGGGCATTGGAATAATGTTCGGGATAACCTATTCTGTGGCATCTGATCGACCTCATAACTTCCTATCTTGTCACATCCTTCAGCAGTGACATGACTGGACTACTGGAGTAACGTTGGGCGAGTGTAGGGGTGGTTCATGCATGACATCCCCCTGTCTGGGGAAGACAGCCACGCCCTACTGTACGTAGTACATACACAGTACTGCATCCCCTATATCCAATGGCAAGCAGCTGCCAAGTCTCTTTGCTCGCCTGTTCTTATGAGGCCAGCATTGATACGAAAACATTGGACTTGTTACCTCCCAATACCTTGACTAAACATGGATATTCTCTTGACGCCATAGCACGTatgatatagatgcggtAAACGTCGGCAATGGCGTTCAGAGTCTTATTGGTCATTCCTATTCTAAACTAGCTCAAAGTTTATCTATCGCTTAACTCCTACGACAACCAGGTTTCTTGGACTCAGTCCATAGTCAAACACCGTTTCGACCCACGCGTGACGAACAAGATCGTCGTGTTCTTTGAGAAATGTCCACCGGTCCGACACGATGAGTGATTCGACCGCCATAGCGCTGAAAGCCATGAGACTCCAAATAGCGCACAACTCCTTCTTTCGTGGCAGATACTGGGCCTCATACCGTTCGATCTCTTCGTCTGTTATATCGCCCATCTTCTCCTGCATAACTTCCGCGTACTGCTTGTATTCAGTGTTGGTTGTGAGTTTCTCAACTGCTCCGTGGACATAAGATTTGAACGTTCCATAGCAACTCTTCCGCAGCGATCCAATAATTACAGGATTGGTACTGATGTCGAAGGGACTTTCGCTATCATCCTGAGCGGATGATGCAGTGTCTGCTTGTCGGTTTTCCCTCTGGCTATCCCCATGCCGGATCTTTCTTACCACTCCTCGGTCAAGGAAGATCTTTTGCAAAACTGCTCTGTAGAAATGCCGGGCGAAGAATCCTGCGCTTTCCTTCTCGGTCCAGTTTTGTGGCGCCTGGCAAGCCATCATACGAGCCGTGATATTGAGTCGCACGCCGTCTCCCTGATATGTTGAGAACTTCTGGCTCATGGGAAATCCCTGCGGGTCATGCTTGTCCGATTCTCGAACGAGTCGGCCGTTAACAGCTTGAAGAGTCGGTCGCAAGAAGGCATGTTTGTATGTAGGTGGACCAAGTTTCTCAGTCATCAGGTTGTAGCAGCATCCAACGATAGCCACAGCTCGGATATCTGGGTTAAGAACTAAAGAGCGGATCCCAAAGTGCGACAGGTTTCCGCAAGAGTGGATTGACATGGCCATCAAGCCCAGATCCTTCTTTTCGGCTTCTGAATCGCTTTCGTTGTTGATTTGAGCGATTACTTCACCCAGCTCGCCACTGTCCAGACGGCCTGAAATGTACTGAACCGACCCCTTGCCCTTTTCCAAAGTATATTCTCCTTCGAGTTCTTTGACAGGTTTGAACTCAAAGGCTTCGTCTCCTGCCACGTCGCGGATAGCCTTAGCCAAAGCTTCCGGGTCGTCTTGGGCATCAGGCCCTCGTGCTTCCAGGATCTTTGTCCATAGCTTCTTGTTCCTCATAACCTTGGGCTTGACTGCCAGTCCAGAGGACATGTCCAGACCTTTTGCTGCATTTACGTTGTTCTCTCGTCCCTCGACAGCCACTACGTGCCGGTTGTAGGGCTCACTTGCCATGGCTCGGCCAAGGTAGTTCTGGCCACTTCCAAAGTCGACGTAGTGGGATATTTCGTTCCCATACTGCTCCCTAATGTCGTCCGAAAGCCGAGAAAGGTAATCAGCAAAGTTTGTGACTTCATGGTTTTTCTTCACATTCATGCCTATGGCTACTGATCGGGGAAGAGTAGGCAGTTTGTCTGTGGGTGGCGTGAATGATCGGCCAAGCGAAAGATTTCGAACTGTTCGAACGTATTCTATGAAGCTCTCCGGTGGCTGTATGCCATCATAGTTGAGGCTATCCAGATCATCGCGCATGAGAAGGTCCAAAAATTCCATGAGACCACATGAGAGAATGAAAGGGTGCCATTCTTTAGGGATGGCATAGTGAAAGAGGCCAGGCTCAATAGTAAAGAAGTCGAGGATGTGGACACCACCGCAGAGGATTTGGAAGGTTTCAGAGGTTCTGACAAACTTGAGAAGCTCATCGATATATTCGTCTGGTGACGAAAAATCACCATTGAATGGCAATGGTTTCTCCGGTATCATTTTGACTGGTATAGGAGTTACCCTGGAGAGCTGTCAGTCACAGTATTGGGGTTTCGGAAGTTTATACACTCACAAGTTTTGATCGTCCCTGTGTAATTTGATATTTGTATTTACACTCAAAACTTGCTGTCCGGGTTTAGTTACTCCTGTCTGTGATGTTTATGAGATCCGTCCGGTAAGTGAGTTTTTGAATTTTGTGTGAATGTGTATATCCTGAGGAAAAATAACCCACAAACTGGCTCAGTCTACTCCGTTTCAGGTATCCTGATTTATAGGAAGTTCTGGGCGAAGTTTGACTCCAAGGACATGACTTCTGGAACagttttttgttttttggaGAGTTTCAGTCATAAACATTATTCTCATTGAGGTTTTGGTGGGCGGGTCGAGTTTGCAGGTGAGTCCTCGGTGTGTACCAGAGCAGTACGTACCGGTGAATTCTCACCGAAGGCTCCCGGGTAAGCTCACCTGCAGGGTCTGAGCATGCAACGTCATCCCTTCCATCTAACACGATGTCGCAGCCTGAGTACTGTTTTGAACTACCTGGCCCTTTCTTTTGTTCTTCATAATTCTCAGTCGCAGCGCCATATTGAACTGTAGCACACTCCTTTTAACGCGCATGGTTACCTCGCCGCTTTCAGGATGATGTCCTCAACCAACGATGAGGACCCCTTCGTCCAGGTCCAGCAGTACGTCTCACCCTTCTACCATGCGCCCAGCTATCAATGCTAATAATGATACAGAGATGTCCTCAACCAGATGGCCAACACGCGCCCGCTGTTTGCTTCGTATCTTCGAATTCGCTCCCTTTCCACAAACGCCAGTTCCCCTGAACTTGCATCCGCACGCTCCGATCTCGAAGCCGCTTTATCATCCCTTGCCGACGACTTAGCCGACCTAATCGCCTCTGTCCAAGCCGTCGAATCCAATCCCTTGCAGTTTGGGCTGTCAGAGCATGAAGTTACGCGCCGGAAGCGCCTTGTGCAGGAAGTCGGAGGCGAGATTGATGATATGCACGATGAGCTTGCGAAGAAGATGGATGCGGGCGACCTACCTGACCCGAATGCGTTTGCCATTGATGGCGACCATGAGGACAACTACACCGAGtttgagcagcagcagcagatggAGATGATGCACGAGCAGGATCAACACCTCGACGGCGTGTTTCAAACAGTAGGAAACTTGCGCCGGCAGGCGGACGATATGGGAAGGGAACTGGAAGAGCAACGTGAAATGCTTGATCAAATAGACACTGATGCTGATCGCATCGGTGGACGATTGGCGACGGGTATGCAGAAATTGCAGCATGTGATACGGCAAAACGAAGATCGCTATAGCAGCTGCTGTATAGCGGTCCTCATATTTGTCCTTATACTGCTGCTAATCATCCTTCTCATCATATAATGCCTGCCATGGGCTCCAAGAGTCAGATGTTTAGCTCCTTTACAGCGTTTACGATATTACCATATGTGGGATTGGAGTTTGGGATGGGAAATTGCTTTTCACGAATTATCGTACCCTTTGACCAAGAATTTTTCTTATCTCACTTTTAAACGTGTACTAGAACAATGAATAGAGAAAGTAGCAGCGGGGGGTTTATTTTCCAAAGTTGTAATATTATCTAAAGGTTTATCAAACAGTTGCCAAATCCTGAAGCACAATGTCTCACAATCGTATACGATACAGTAACAGCGCGGCCTTCGATTCCGTGATAGCCTTCTTAACCACTGTAAAAGTCCAGACTTTATTCCGTTTTGAGTTTGTCGTACAATCAGTTGTATTGCGCCGTTATACTAGGATCAGCCCCGATTCGCTCTTGAGTACGTCTGCTAGTGCAGCCAGGGAGCCAGCTGCACTGGCATTCTGGGGTGCTTTCTTTGGAAATTCGACGAGTGCAAGCCGTAACGCTGCCAACGCAGCATTCCCATAAAAGTTGAGGAAGCGCTGCTCATGGCCTTGGATCATGGATCGCAATACCACATATTGGGTGTTTGATGTCTCGTTGGGTGGTGAGTTGACGATGTAGGCGAGCGCCTTCCAGTAGTTTGTTGGCGGATAAGGGTTCTTCTTGGATGACCTGCTGAAGTCTCTTAGAGACAAAGAAGCAAATCCAGCACCTAAACCAGTCATTCTGTCGTTATGACTTTGTTCCGTAATCCATGACGGCCCATCCTTCTTCCATCCTATAGCGACGCGGCCGCGTTCTGTCTTGTCATTGCCCCTGTAACCAAATAAGACAGGGCAAACCATTCGATATTTGGCCATGAGGATATCGATCAAGGATAGACCTCGCCATTGGAATTCTTTCGCCGAGAATATATGTGCAGCAAAGACACCAACAGGGTCCGCAGCCTTAGGGTTTGCGCCGCCTTCGTTAATGAACTGGTTCACAATACCCTTGGCGCAGATGTTGATAAGATATATGAAGAGTGAAGGGAGAGTAGTATCATTATTTGCGGAGCCTTCGACAGGCTCTCTCTTATCGACCACAAATGCACTGACATCGATGGGAGGACTTGGGATCCGACCCTCCAAAGCCTCTTTGAGCGCGCCTGTGATTTTGTTGATCTATCGTTTGTGAGAAGTTGCTTCAAAGTGGGAGAGTATTTTGAACTTACAGGTTGATTGTTTGCTCCCTTTCCAGCTGTTAGTTGACCAATAGCTACTCGAATTTCTCTTCGAGCAGCACCAAGCTTACCCTTCAGGGGCGAGCCGGCAACCTTTGACTGTGCCTGAAGGTCCCTTCGCAATTTCTTCAACTCTTGGTGGATCTGAGCATAGCGGTCGACGCTGGCAGCTGGCTTGGCCTGCACAGGCTGTGAGGCTGATGTGGCAGGCTTAGAGACGGGTTGAGGGGTGGTTTTAGTGGCGGCAGGTGCACTTGCAGGCTGTGTCACCGCTGCATTTGGGTTTTGAAATGGACTCCGAGAAGATGGCTGTGTTGTACCAAATGGATTACTCTGTTTGTTCTGAGTGAAAGGCCCAGTGGTAGAAGCTGATGGAGCTGCAGGCTGAGCAGGCTTCTTTGCTTCGGTGGCGGGCGTTGTCGAAGCTTCAGGTTGTTTTGAATTGCTGACAGGAGTTGCGCCGCCATTCATTTTCGCAGGCTCTTGCTTGGCTGGCGATGCTGGTTGGGGCGCTGGCTCTGGTGGTAACTTGGGAACCGTCTTTGCCTTGAGTTCCCGAAGCCGTCTCTCCTCCGCGACCACAGCGGCCTCAGCTCTTAatctctcctcctctttgCGCTCTTCGGCGAGTATGCGCTTGTGCTCTTCTTGCAGCTCATGGAGCTCGTAGACTCGTATCGCTGCTTGACGCACGCGCTCGTGTTCTAGTTGCGCTGCCGCCAGAGCGTCCCGGTGACTAAGCTCATTATTTCGGGTATCGAGGAGGAAGGATGCAGCGATGTTTCGTTCTGGACTTGAGAGCAATTGATTCCTCTTGGCAGGCGAAGATAAGACCTTGGAAGGCGAAGAGAAGGTCATGATGAAAACAAAATATTGTTGGTTCGCTACAAAGCTGGCATTTAAaatggaagaaagaaaactTGGTTGTGTAAGTATCAGGGCAAGTCTAACCTTGCACCTGAGATGTAGGTAAACTCCGGGACTCGCGTAGCGTTTGTACACGAAGCGATTGTTTTTTGGGTCTTAACAATGCAGCTCTTTGAAAGAGGCTGGATGTCGATCCATCAAAGCAATGCTCCCCATGCACATACTGGAAAGTGTCAAGTAATGCTAACTTTATCTGGCATAGCCTTAATATGCAAAGCTGGCAGATCTCGGTCCCGCTAGAATGAAGTCCCGATGTCAGCCACATATGGGTTACGTACGCCACATCATGGAAGTCAGGGTCATATCGGTAGGTCGAAGAGCTAAGGATGGGCGTTGTGAAACATGGCTTCGACATTGCCATGTCAACCCTTCGATCAGGGTAGATAAGCATGTGTAAGGAACTCTATTCGAGGTAGAAACATGACCGACAGCACGGTCTATTCTCCGCGATTGGGATAGAAGCAGTGGCATCAACGAGTCAAC is part of the Fusarium poae strain DAOMC 252244 chromosome 4, whole genome shotgun sequence genome and encodes:
- a CDS encoding hypothetical protein (TransMembrane:1 (o558-575i)~BUSCO:15095at5125), translated to MRIMDDQNLVTPIPVKMIPEKPLPFNGDFSSPDEYIDELLKFVRTSETFQILCGGVHILDFFTIEPGLFHYAIPKEWHPFILSCGLMEFLDLLMRDDLDSLNYDGIQPPESFIEYVRTVRNLSLGRSFTPPTDKLPTLPRSVAIGMNVKKNHEVTNFADYLSRLSDDIREQYGNEISHYVDFGSGQNYLGRAMASEPYNRHVVAVEGRENNVNAAKGLDMSSGLAVKPKVMRNKKLWTKILEARGPDAQDDPEALAKAIRDVAGDEAFEFKPVKELEGEYTLEKGKGSVQYISGRLDSGELGEVIAQINNESDSEAEKKDLGLMAMSIHSCGNLSHFGIRSLVLNPDIRAVAIVGCCYNLMTEKLGPPTYKHAFLRPTLQAVNGRLVRESDKHDPQGFPMSQKFSTYQGDGVRLNITARMMACQAPQNWTEKESAGFFARHFYRAVLQKIFLDRGVVRKIRHGDSQRENRQADTASSAQDDSESPFDISTNPVIIGSLRKSCYGTFKSYVHGAVEKLTTNTEYKQYAEVMQEKMGDITDEEIERYEAQYLPRKKELCAIWSLMAFSAMAVESLIVSDRWTFLKEHDDLVRHAWVETVFDYGLSPRNLVVVGVKR
- a CDS encoding hypothetical protein (BUSCO:52474at5125), producing the protein MMSSTNDEDPFVQVQQDVLNQMANTRPLFASYLRIRSLSTNASSPELASARSDLEAALSSLADDLADLIASVQAVESNPLQFGLSEHEVTRRKRLVQEVGGEIDDMHDELAKKMDAGDLPDPNAFAIDGDHEDNYTEFEQQQQMEMMHEQDQHLDGVFQTVGNLRRQADDMGRELEEQREMLDQIDTDADRIGGRLATAAAV
- a CDS encoding hypothetical protein (BUSCO:29444at5125); amino-acid sequence: MTFSSPSKVLSSPAKRNQLLSSPERNIAASFLLDTRNNELSHRDALAAAQLEHERVRQAAIRVYELHELQEEHKRILAEERKEEERLRAEAAVVAEERRLRELKAKTVPKLPPEPAPQPASPAKQEPAKMNGGATPVSNSKQPEASTTPATEAKKPAQPAAPSASTTGPFTQNKQSNPFGTTQPSSRSPFQNPNAAVTQPASAPAATKTTPQPVSKPATSASQPVQAKPAASVDRYAQIHQELKKLRRDLQAQSKVAGSPLKGKLGAARREIRVAIGQLTAGKGANNQPINKITGALKEALEGRIPSPPIDVSAFVVDKREPVEGSANNDTTLPSLFIYLINICAKGIVNQFINEGGANPKAADPVGVFAAHIFSAKEFQWRGLSLIDILMAKYRMVCPVLFGYRGNDKTERGRVAIGWKKDGPSWITEQSHNDRMTGLGAGFASLSLRDFSRSSKKNPYPPTNYWKALAYIVNSPPNETSNTQYVVLRSMIQGHEQRFLNFYGNAALAALRLALVEFPKKAPQNASAAGSLAALADVLKSESGLILV